The DNA region GCTTTAAGCCATTCTGATGTTATTTATGAATAGCTGAAACTCGCAGTTAAGGGCTTTTGCGGCGCGCCTACATGCAGTCATTCTCGAAAGAAATATCTCGAAGTACTCTATCACCTGTGAAATCCTCGTATCTATAACAAGGGAAAGAGTGATAAGCTTTTTTTCGGGTGTAACGGTGAGTTCGGACTCTGTTGCGGCATAGTTGACCCTGTCGTGAATGTCGTCACCGAGCTCGGAGGGGTTTCTCACCCTGCTTCTATGGACATCCGATTTATCAGCTATGAGAAGTGCGGCGGCTATCTCCTCGGGAATCGAACCTTCGTCTTCTTCGTGTATTACGATAGCCATCATGACCCTTCCGATGTCCTTGAGGTTATAGCCAAGCTCCTCAAGGATTTCCTTTGCAAGGAGTGCTCCCATCCTGTGATGCTGGCTTCTGCCAAGCATATTTCCGATATCATGAAGAAGTCCTGCTACCTCTGCAAGCTCGATGGAGCTTTCGTCAAAGGATAGCTCTCTTAAGATGCTACCAGCAGTCTTTGAGACTATCTCGGAGTGTCTCAAGCCGTGCTCTGTATAGCCTATGGATTCAAGATAGCGGTCTGCAAGCTCTATGTAGAGCTTTGTCTTTGGATGATTGTAAAGGGCACTTATGGCTTTACCTGAATCACTCTTCTTCTGTAGGAGGCCTGACTGCCGCAATGTATGCCTTTCCAAATTTTACCTTAACATTCTCGGCTATCTTAAGCATAACCGTATTTTCCGATACAGATTCAACAAGTCCATAAATACCGCTCTGGGTTACTACCTTGTCGCCTCTCTTAATTGCCTCGAGCATTTTCCTATGCTCCTTTGACCTTTTCTGCTGGGGCCTTATGAGGAGAAAGTAAAAGATAACGAATATCAATA from Nitrospirota bacterium includes:
- a CDS encoding HD domain-containing protein, with the protein product MSALYNHPKTKLYIELADRYLESIGYTEHGLRHSEIVSKTAGSILRELSFDESSIELAEVAGLLHDIGNMLGRSQHHRMGALLAKEILEELGYNLKDIGRVMMAIVIHEEDEGSIPEEIAAALLIADKSDVHRSRVRNPSELGDDIHDRVNYAATESELTVTPEKKLITLSLVIDTRISQVIEYFEIFLSRMTACRRAAKALNCEFQLFINNIRMA
- the yajC gene encoding preprotein translocase subunit YajC, with translation MFSDIAWAMAPSQPGQQGGGGAFVSFLPLILIFVIFYFLLIRPQQKRSKEHRKMLEAIKRGDKVVTQSGIYGLVESVSENTVMLKIAENVKVKFGKAYIAAVRPPTEEE